The proteins below come from a single Streptomyces tubercidicus genomic window:
- a CDS encoding glycosyltransferase, with protein MALRIAITAEPIPSHVSALDYVTCPALEQGHRVTLHAPLMFRREARRRGVEFAGAGTNWTCDPGVQQAASEVWQTYGNAAFNRYVFGHLWPEQAEAKARDLLTAWTQERPDLVIAECSDLGAHLAARVLQLPLLAADNGLGPVLLNLWDTDIAPALLPLYKQHEQDTPTLLPMLTPAPVHWFYETPPPSARAVRRILADFRTTLPEGPAPSLRPSRPLVYVSLGTLTTAMSGLRTAIEPVYREIMAALRTIDCDAIVSAGDLARHLPSTSPHIKVVEHAPQPALLHRADLFVTHGGRASLLDAVQGSTPVLGLGVLADQPVNTAAFARSGLGRALDLTAARRDEITEAMTALLGTPRYGAAMSAAGAELSQLAPLDFMEIRGSL; from the coding sequence GTGGCCTTACGGATAGCGATCACCGCTGAACCGATACCGTCCCATGTGTCCGCGCTGGACTACGTCACCTGCCCGGCCCTTGAACAGGGCCATCGGGTCACGCTGCATGCCCCCCTCATGTTCCGCCGCGAAGCCCGGCGGCGCGGGGTGGAGTTCGCCGGCGCCGGTACGAACTGGACGTGCGATCCCGGCGTCCAGCAGGCGGCGAGCGAGGTCTGGCAGACGTACGGAAACGCCGCCTTCAACCGGTACGTCTTCGGCCACCTCTGGCCCGAACAGGCCGAGGCGAAGGCGCGGGACCTGCTCACCGCGTGGACACAGGAGCGGCCCGATCTGGTGATCGCCGAGTGCAGCGACCTCGGCGCGCACCTCGCGGCCAGGGTCTTGCAACTGCCCCTGCTCGCCGCGGACAACGGCCTCGGGCCGGTGCTCCTGAACCTCTGGGACACCGACATCGCGCCCGCGCTGCTCCCCCTCTACAAGCAGCACGAGCAGGACACCCCCACTCTCCTCCCGATGCTCACCCCCGCGCCGGTCCACTGGTTCTACGAGACGCCCCCGCCCTCGGCGCGCGCGGTCCGACGCATCCTCGCGGACTTCCGCACCACCCTCCCCGAGGGTCCGGCCCCCTCTCTCCGCCCGTCGCGCCCGCTCGTCTACGTGAGCCTCGGCACCCTGACCACCGCGATGTCCGGCCTGCGTACCGCCATCGAGCCCGTATACCGGGAGATCATGGCCGCACTCCGTACCATCGACTGCGACGCGATCGTGTCCGCGGGAGACCTCGCGCGGCACCTGCCGAGCACGAGCCCGCACATCAAGGTCGTCGAGCATGCCCCGCAGCCCGCGCTCCTGCACCGGGCCGATCTGTTCGTGACGCACGGAGGCCGGGCATCCCTGCTCGACGCGGTGCAGGGGTCAACGCCCGTCCTGGGCCTGGGTGTTCTCGCCGATCAGCCCGTCAACACCGCCGCGTTCGCCCGCAGCGGCCTGGGCCGGGCACTGGACCTCACGGCGGCGAGACGCGACGAGATCACCGAGGCCATGACGGCACTCCTGGGCACCCCGCGCTACGGCGCC